From the Ostrinia nubilalis chromosome 16, ilOstNubi1.1, whole genome shotgun sequence genome, one window contains:
- the LOC135079340 gene encoding endocuticle structural glycoprotein SgAbd-1 has translation MKLFCILAVVLAIACAEESETNKGIEDQEALASVELLKTSQETLQEAASSYNYNQNSWDNAKYYKPPQNNNYYVPPSNNYVPPSNNYVPPSNNYVPPSNNYVPPSNNYVAPSNNYVPPSNNYVPPSNNYVPPSNNYYPSHNYPSSTWAPTYAPSSTTTPIPVIKNEQSYGDNGSYKYEYEIADGTHVGEEGYFTNPNTDDESLVKKGWYSYPGPDGKVYTVTYWADHTGFHATGDHLPTPPPIPPAIQAAIEQNAKEEAAKAEAEKNKPQTGYYPTQKPTYYPNQPTYYPNQPSYYPNQPTYYPSQPSYNPQQNYPGYGK, from the exons ATGAAGCTG TTTTGCATACTCGCTGTCGTGCTGGCGATAGCCTGTGCTGAAGAATCCGAAACGAATAAGGGAATAGAAGACCAAGAAGCGCTAGCTTCTGTAGAGCTTCTAAAAACATCACAGGAAACTCTGCAAGAAGCTGCTAGCAGCTACAACTATAACCAGAACTCATGGGATAACGCCAAATACTACAAGCCTCCACAGAACAATAATTACTACGTTCCCCCTTCGAACAACTACGTTCCCCCTTCGAATAACTATGTTCCCCCTTCGAACAACTACGTTCCTCCTTCTAACAACTATGTTCCTCCCTCTAACAACTATGTTGCCCCCTCTAACAACTATGTTCCTCCCTCTAACAACTATGTTCCCCCTTCTAACAACTATGTTCCCCCCTCTAACAACTACTACCCCTCTCACAACTACCCCTCAAGCACATGGGCTCCTACATACGCGCCGTCGAGCACAACTACACCGATTCCAGTGATCAAGAACGAACAATCTTATGGTGACAATGGCAGCTACAAATATGA ATACGAGATCGCAGACGGAACCCACGTCGGCGAAGAGGGATACTTCACCAACCCCAACACAGACGACGAGAGCCTGGTCAAGAAGGGCTGGTACTCGTACCCTGGTCCCGATGGCAAGGTCTACACCGTGACTTACTGGGCCGACCACACCGGCTTCCACGCAACTGGCGACCACCTGCCCACTCCACCACCGATCCCGCCCGCAATCCAGGC TGCCATCGAACAGAACGCCAAGGAAGAAGCAGCGAAGGCCGAAGCTGAAAAGAACAAGCCCCAGACTGGCTACTACCCGACGCAAAAGCCAACTTACTACCCCAATCAGCCAACTTACTATCCAAATCAGCCAAGTTACTATCCTAATCAGCCTACTTACTATCCATCGCAGCCATCTTACAACCCCCAACAAAACTACCCGGGTTACGGTAAATAA
- the LOC135079331 gene encoding probable serine/threonine-protein kinase DDB_G0282963: MKLVLLTALVLKHAGHIIANEHYGFPPQFQKPNSGVFASDSSIYLPPESHTPVPYFPIKNSNNLPFPYLPPTGTKAPSIYPSPFPVILSSTLVPIFDEDDDKEHEERNKLRVSSTPHPPPQFKRNVTENNQHAQQSQQAQRREMRQMPKMTNYHNPIDRVDMRFPVRDFPTGPSTPNPINQTPRNMIISVDTHRNDRGLDQIRAASAQNPHYIPAGFAISSTTEPAIPILRLSNEMDLDGSFSYEALGADQTHYVQHSHMENMGTEKEEQVVEGSYSYVGDNGITYTVNYIADSNGFRASGEHLPVAPPIPEIIQRSVQYNLAEEAKKPPNLRSWQADEKEYDNPLDRHNFAPPPPPPRNLFTGRTPEAFSYNFAQGSNNDNNLAAAASSQVQVKTNSDFNIDPSRKSNGPIAPQITFVASQGAHMPSMNSAQQQQSISRVFSNEKTGMPQLINYDAGMKEAEQEANKGLWRWQYGLNSNNGNQGPEKNTISRSFGEDDIMINFNDMSPEQYTKMLQSELEPDSKDSSAPSDFSNNQLNNQNKYNMANQMNQYHNSNENNYYTSNNNYQPAVSTEASSTYSMTSSIPENYFSKESSTASQSTTNTFSQNNYVSPKPVTNSFDYNENPDNIYESKRIKALHYETTTKPSYNMNSIPVSSQEQKISYNNIWSNARDLEQHLQSEPKSITQVPLFYNSISVPKNIEMYDQKSEFVPIKPIEEHQTTTTTTTTTTTTALPEPSTESLFKTNFFLKNLFSPKKQEQKNMNQIAEEHKKIAQNKVIAETKADKITKFIPYQPKPHTELKSLKNRKPMELSDMVNFINMKNYFESSKVKPKTFSFNNNYDNRNEQRYLPTQYDLQEDRDEEYSVPQPKQASNLRSYEEQDEFRSPPQLRNNLHSSLSQNEELRGIIKNYKVLQRNNHARHSDLGYQNRKESNPPLVKTLQAGLPPLGRAGPSMKTYLPPTYV; the protein is encoded by the exons ATGAAGCTG gtattacTCACAGCTTTAGTACTTAAACATGCAGGGCACATCATAGCTAATGAGCACTATGGATTCCCACCTCAATTCCAAAAACCAAATTCAGGTGTATTTGCCTCAGACAGTTCAATTTATCTCCCACCTGAATCTCACACTCCTGTGCcttattttccaataaaaaattcaaataacctaCCATTTCCCTATTTACCACCAACCGGTACTAAAGCACCATCAATTTATCCATCACCGTTCCCGGTAATTTTGTCATCTACATTAGTCCCAATATTcgatgaagatgatgataaaGAGCAcgaagaaagaaataaattaagagTGTCATCGACACCACACCCTCCGCCGCAATTCAAAAGGAATGTAACCGAAAATAATCAACACGCACAGCAATCCCAACAAGCACAAAGAAGGGAAATGAGACAAATGCCCAAAATGACGAATTATCATAATCCTATTGATAGAGTTGATATGCGGTTTCCAGTCAGAGATTTTCCCACGGGACCTTCAACACCGAACCCAATAAATCAAACCCCAAGGAATATGATAATATCGGTTGATACGCACAGGAACGATCGCGGGTTAGACCAGATTAGAGCAGCTTCTGCACAGAACCCTCATTATATTCCTGCGGGATTCGCCATTTCTTCGACAACAGAACCGGCAATACCCATACTTCGATTGTCAAATGAAATGGATTTGGATGGGAGTTTCAGCTACGA GGCTCTAGGTGCAGATCAAACCCACTACGTGCAACACAGCCATATGGAAAATATGGGTACTGAAAAAGAAGAACAAGTCGTGGAAGGGTCATATTCATACGTCGGTGATAATGGCATAACTTACACCGTTAATTACATCGCTGATTCAAATGGTTTTCGAGCCAGTGGAGAACATTTACCAGTTGCGCCACCTATTCCCGAAATCATTCAAAG GTCCGTTCAGTATAATTTAGCAGAAGAAGCTAAGAAACCACCGAATCTAAGGTCCTGGCAAGCTGACGAAAAAGAATACGATAATCCATTGGACAGACATAACTTCgcgccaccaccaccaccaccaagGAACCTATTTACAGGCAGAACTCCAGAAGCATTTTCCTACAATTTCGCTCAAGGTTCTAATAATGATAACAATTTAGCTGCAGCAGCTAGTTCCCAAGTTCAGGTCAAAACAAACAGTGATTTTAATATCGATCCGTCACGTAAGTCCAACGGTCCAATTGCACCGCAAATAACCTTTGTTGCTTCTCAAGGCGCACACATGCCGTCCATGAATAGTGCTCAACAACAGCAATCAATATCGCGAGTATTTTCGAATGAGAAAACCGGCATGccccaattaattaattacgatGCAGGTATGAAGGAAGCCGAACAAGAAGCAAACAAAGGTTTATGGCGCTGGCAATATGGACTAAACTCGAACAACGGGAATCAGGGTCCAGAAAAGAATACAATATCGAGATCGTTCGGTGAAGATGACATCATGATAAATTTTAACGATATGAGCCCGGAGCAATACACAAAAATGTTGCAATCAGAACTTGAACCAGACTCTAAAGATAGCAGCGCTCCCTCAGATTTTAGTAATAATCAACTaaacaatcaaaataaatacaatatggCCAATCAAATGAACCAGTACCATAATagcaatgaaaataattactaTACATCAAATAATAACTATCAACCCGCAGTATCAACAGAAGCATCATCTACTTATTCTATGACATCCAGTATCCCGGAAAACTACTTTAGTAAAGAGAGTAGTACGGCATCTCAGTCCACTACAAATACTTTTAGCCAAAACAATTACGTGTCACCAAAACCAGTAACAAATTCGTTCGATTATAATGAAAATCCTGATAACATTTATGAATCAAAAAGAATTAAAGCTCTACATTACGAAACCACTACAAAACCTAGCTACAATATGAACTCAATACCGGTTTCTAGTCAAGAGCAAAAGATTTCTTACAACAACATTTGGTCAAACGCTAGAGATTTAgagcaacacttacaaagtgaaCCTAAAAGTATTACTCAAGTGCCACTATTCTACAACAGTATTAGCGTTCcgaaaaatatcgaaatgtaTGACCAGAAATCAGAATTTGTACCAATTAAACCGATAGAGGAACATCAAACTACCACAACCACTACCACAACGACCACTACAACTGCACTCCCAGAACCTAGCACGGAAagcctattcaaaacaaacttctTCCTCAAAAATTTATTCTCCCCTAAAAAACAagaacaaaaaaatatgaatcaaATTGCAGAAGAGCATAAAAAAATCGCTCAAAACAAAGTTATAGCTGAAACAAAAGCcgacaaaattacaaaattcatTCCGTACCAACCAAAACCTCACACTGaattgaaaagtttaaaaaataggaAGCCTATGGAGTTATCAGATATGGTGAATTTCATCAATATGAAGAACTACTTCGAATCCAGCAAAGTCAAACCTAAAACgtttagttttaataataattatgataatagGAACGAGCAACGTTACCTTCCCACTCAATATGACTTACAAGAAGATCGTGATGAAGAATATAGCGTACCACAGCCAAAACAAGCAAGCAATTTACGAAGTTATGAGGAGCAGGATGAATTTAGAAGTCCACCACAGCTTAGAAATAACTTGCATAGTAGTTTGAGTCAAAACGAAGAACTACGGGGGATAATAAAGAATTACAAGGTGCTACAGCGCAATAACCATGCAAGGCATTCCGATTTGGGTTATCAAAACCGCAAAGAATCGAATCCTCCATTGGTTAAAACACTGCAGGCAGGTTTGCCACCATTAGGACGTGCAGGGCCTTCTATGAAAACCTATTTACCACCTACATACGTTTAA